One window from the genome of Metabacillus flavus encodes:
- a CDS encoding sensor histidine kinase, which translates to MSIIKDFLLQLTLMAIPIFIYFTFVTEKVKSHKNRKVIMSVLWGISIFFCMSFPVSFGQNARLDLRIIPLLFGILYGGFWPGIFLSALIILYRLYLGISMGFYTTVLTLSISLPVLLYFQKSFARSNKDGRVKMAVGLSFFYVFTGISIFGWFKGFSIDYLKVQMIHLIFVLAVTWFFTMLNETIKEIHQLRSDMQNSEKFRVIGELASVFAHEIRNPMQVTRGFLQLLNDPELPEKKKEYLQISIDELDRANEIINDFLSFGKPTVNNNERINAGYQLQRAVSIIQSYSLNHNVEFKTDILENCWIYANPQKLNQSLINIFKNAIESMPAGGIVWITCGSTEDGYIIITIKDEGIGMTKNQMERLGSPFYSLKESGTGLGMMVSFQIVRSFQGKILVKSEKDRGTEFIILIPRVA; encoded by the coding sequence ATGAGTATAATTAAGGATTTTTTGCTGCAGCTAACACTTATGGCCATTCCCATTTTTATTTATTTTACTTTTGTCACGGAGAAGGTAAAGAGTCATAAAAATAGAAAGGTCATCATGTCTGTTTTGTGGGGAATTTCAATATTTTTTTGCATGTCCTTCCCAGTGAGTTTTGGTCAAAATGCCCGTTTGGATTTAAGAATTATTCCTCTCCTATTCGGAATTTTATATGGCGGGTTTTGGCCAGGCATCTTTCTGTCTGCCCTTATCATCCTGTATCGGCTTTATCTTGGAATCAGTATGGGATTTTATACGACTGTTCTTACCTTATCAATCTCACTGCCTGTTCTGCTATATTTTCAAAAGTCCTTTGCACGTTCGAACAAAGATGGAAGAGTTAAAATGGCTGTCGGCCTTTCTTTTTTCTATGTTTTTACAGGTATTTCTATTTTTGGATGGTTTAAAGGATTTTCCATCGATTATCTTAAAGTACAGATGATTCATCTAATCTTTGTATTGGCCGTTACTTGGTTCTTTACGATGTTAAATGAAACAATTAAAGAAATCCACCAGCTGCGGTCAGACATGCAAAACTCAGAAAAATTCCGAGTGATAGGCGAGCTGGCAAGTGTGTTTGCTCATGAAATCAGAAATCCGATGCAAGTAACCAGAGGCTTTCTTCAGCTGCTGAACGATCCTGAATTACCAGAAAAAAAGAAGGAATACCTTCAAATTTCTATTGATGAATTAGATCGTGCAAATGAAATCATTAATGACTTTTTATCTTTCGGTAAACCAACCGTAAATAATAATGAAAGAATCAACGCAGGTTATCAGCTGCAGCGTGCAGTCAGCATCATCCAAAGTTACTCCCTGAACCATAATGTTGAATTTAAAACGGATATTCTTGAGAACTGCTGGATTTATGCCAATCCTCAAAAACTGAACCAGTCACTGATTAATATTTTTAAAAATGCGATAGAGTCTATGCCGGCTGGTGGAATCGTTTGGATTACATGCGGGTCAACTGAAGATGGGTACATTATAATCACCATTAAAGACGAGGGAATCGGGATGACAAAAAACCAGATGGAGCGGCTCGGGTCTCCGTTTTATTCTTTAAAGGAAAGTGGAACAGGCTTAGGTATGATGGTAAGTTTTCAAATAGTCCGGTCTTTTCAGGGCAAGATCCTAGTTAAAAGTGAAAAGGATAGGGGGACAGAATTTATTATTCTTATCCCCCGGGTAGCTTAA
- a CDS encoding ribonucleotide-diphosphate reductase subunit beta, translated as MTDIALSQRTIMDPEAPNRSTALINGRSSNILNWDDVAYPWAYSKYKKMLSNFWTPFEINMSQDVKQFKDLDEHEKDAFLKIIGLLALLDSIQTDYAGKVADYITDSSINALMIMLAQQEVIHNHSYSYVLSSIVPKSKQDQVFEYWRSEAILRKRNDFVTNGYKDFAENANVENLLKSLVYDVILEGLFFYSGFAFFYNLARNQKMVATSTMINYINRDEQIHVDLFVKIFREVLVQYPEYDTTDLKVFVESTLVEAAELEIEWGRHIIGNKIEGIGMKDVEDYIKFYANVRSNQLGYDRPFEGYRTNPLKWIKAYEEVDLGKSDFFEQKSRQYTKVNNVDNGFDDL; from the coding sequence ATGACAGACATCGCACTATCACAGCGGACCATTATGGATCCCGAGGCGCCGAACCGTTCCACAGCGCTGATCAACGGCCGGAGTTCCAACATTTTAAACTGGGATGATGTTGCCTATCCATGGGCGTATTCCAAATATAAGAAAATGCTATCGAACTTCTGGACGCCATTTGAAATCAATATGTCTCAGGATGTTAAGCAATTTAAAGACCTCGATGAGCATGAAAAGGATGCCTTCCTTAAAATCATTGGGCTTCTCGCCCTGCTCGACAGCATTCAAACGGATTATGCAGGAAAAGTCGCTGACTACATTACCGACTCAAGCATTAACGCACTCATGATTATGCTTGCACAGCAGGAAGTCATTCACAATCATTCTTACTCTTATGTACTCTCTAGCATTGTGCCGAAAAGCAAGCAGGATCAAGTATTCGAGTATTGGCGGAGCGAGGCAATACTCAGGAAGCGAAACGATTTTGTTACAAACGGCTACAAGGATTTTGCAGAAAACGCGAATGTCGAAAACCTGCTCAAGTCGCTTGTTTATGACGTAATTCTCGAAGGCTTGTTCTTTTACTCGGGATTCGCCTTCTTTTACAACCTCGCCCGCAATCAAAAAATGGTGGCAACAAGTACGATGATTAATTATATCAACCGCGATGAGCAAATCCACGTCGATCTATTCGTGAAAATTTTCAGAGAGGTGCTTGTACAATATCCGGAATATGATACAACGGACCTGAAAGTGTTTGTGGAAAGCACTTTGGTTGAAGCAGCCGAGCTTGAAATTGAATGGGGCCGCCACATTATTGGAAACAAAATCGAAGGCATCGGTATGAAGGATGTAGAGGATTACATTAAATTCTATGCCAACGTCCGCTCCAATCAGCTCGGCTACGACCGTCCGTTTGAAGGCTACCGGACGAACCCGCTCAAGTGGATCAAAGCATACGAAGAAGTCGATCTCGGCAAATCCGATTTCTTTGAACAGAAATCAAGGCAGTATACGAAAGTAAATAATGTGGATAATGGATTTGATGATTTGTAA
- a CDS encoding ribonucleoside-diphosphate reductase subunit alpha, giving the protein MTTVMTNEKGVKRPFDQQNYMQWIQEAGKDFHHLDLLTFTERLIEAVAARDTYTEKQMKNLAILEGLANISELEPDWTYLCARLYLDELYSEAAKSRGYDKSAKYGSFLELIDRLHSIGIYGDLIPHSYTSKEISELGEIIDPERDLLFTYIGLRTLADRYIARDFSKNVMELPQERFMIIAMTLMAKEPAEHRIHLVKEAYWALSNLYMTVATPTLSNAGKSVGQLSSCFIDTIDDSLQGIFDSNTDIANLSKSGGGIGVYLGKIRSRGSDIRGFKGVSSGVLPWMKQLNNTAVSVDQLGQRKGAIAVYLDVWHKDIFSFLDSKLNNGDERLRTHDLFTGVCLPDLFMEQVEERGDWYLFDPHEVIKTLGYSLEDYFDEKKGSGSFREKYWECVRHPDLAKEKVPAIDIMKRIMISQLESGTPFMFYRDEVNRMNTNAHAGMVYCTNLCTEITQNQSATTMDEQYTEDGKIITVKTPGDFVVCNLSSISLAKAVREDVLERLIPIQVRMLDNVIDLNDIPVLQAKLTNSKYRAIGLGTFGWHHLLALEGIKWESDEAVQYADQLYEKISFLTIQASSELAKEKGSYPAFEGSGWETGTYFENRGYRSEEWQELQQRIAENGMRNGYLMAVAPNASTSIIAGSTASIDPIFQKVYSEEKKDYKIPVTAPDLSPETTWYYKSAYFTDQHWSIEQNAARQRHIDQSISFNFYVLNTIKAKELLDLHMSAWNAGLKTTYYVRSTSSLIEDCDSCAS; this is encoded by the coding sequence ATGACCACCGTAATGACGAATGAAAAAGGCGTAAAAAGGCCATTTGATCAACAGAATTATATGCAATGGATACAGGAAGCGGGAAAAGATTTTCATCACCTTGATTTGCTTACCTTTACAGAGAGATTAATTGAAGCGGTCGCAGCGAGAGATACATATACAGAAAAACAAATGAAGAACCTCGCCATTTTAGAAGGCTTGGCGAACATATCGGAGCTCGAGCCGGATTGGACTTACCTTTGTGCCCGTCTGTATTTGGACGAGCTTTATTCAGAAGCAGCAAAAAGCCGCGGATATGATAAATCAGCGAAATACGGATCCTTCCTTGAACTGATTGATCGCCTTCACAGCATTGGCATTTACGGAGACCTGATTCCGCATTCGTATACTTCTAAAGAAATCAGCGAGCTCGGCGAGATAATCGATCCGGAACGCGATCTGCTCTTCACCTATATCGGACTCCGGACGCTTGCTGACCGCTACATAGCCCGCGACTTCAGCAAAAACGTCATGGAGCTTCCCCAGGAGCGCTTTATGATAATTGCGATGACCTTGATGGCAAAAGAGCCGGCGGAGCACAGAATTCATCTCGTTAAAGAAGCGTATTGGGCTCTGAGCAATCTTTATATGACGGTTGCGACTCCTACTCTATCAAATGCCGGGAAATCCGTCGGGCAGCTGTCCAGCTGCTTTATCGATACGATTGACGACAGTCTGCAAGGCATTTTTGACAGCAACACAGATATTGCGAATTTATCAAAAAGCGGCGGCGGCATCGGCGTCTATCTTGGAAAAATCCGCAGCAGAGGCAGTGATATCCGCGGGTTTAAAGGGGTTTCCTCCGGCGTGCTTCCTTGGATGAAGCAGCTTAATAATACAGCGGTCAGCGTCGATCAGCTCGGCCAAAGAAAAGGCGCCATCGCGGTTTACCTTGATGTATGGCATAAAGACATCTTTTCTTTCCTCGATTCCAAGCTGAATAATGGGGACGAGCGGCTCCGTACCCATGACTTGTTTACAGGCGTCTGTCTCCCTGATTTATTTATGGAACAGGTCGAGGAACGCGGTGACTGGTATTTATTCGACCCCCATGAGGTCATAAAAACACTCGGCTACAGCCTGGAGGATTATTTTGACGAGAAAAAAGGCAGCGGCAGCTTCCGTGAAAAGTATTGGGAGTGCGTCCGCCATCCTGATTTAGCGAAAGAAAAAGTCCCGGCAATTGATATCATGAAGCGGATCATGATCAGCCAGCTTGAGTCAGGGACACCATTTATGTTTTACCGGGACGAAGTGAACCGGATGAATACCAACGCTCATGCTGGAATGGTATACTGCACCAACCTCTGCACAGAAATCACTCAAAACCAAAGCGCGACGACGATGGATGAACAATATACGGAGGACGGAAAAATCATAACAGTTAAAACACCCGGTGATTTTGTTGTTTGCAACCTTTCCTCCATCAGTCTTGCTAAAGCAGTTAGAGAGGACGTGCTCGAACGTCTTATACCAATTCAGGTCAGGATGCTTGATAATGTCATAGATTTAAATGACATTCCGGTTCTGCAGGCGAAGCTGACAAATTCCAAATACCGCGCAATCGGACTTGGAACCTTTGGCTGGCATCATCTTCTAGCCCTTGAAGGCATTAAGTGGGAAAGTGATGAAGCGGTACAGTACGCCGATCAGCTTTACGAAAAAATCTCCTTTTTGACGATTCAGGCGAGCTCGGAGCTTGCGAAGGAAAAAGGTTCTTACCCGGCATTTGAAGGGTCCGGCTGGGAAACAGGCACTTATTTTGAGAACCGCGGCTACCGTTCTGAAGAATGGCAGGAGCTTCAGCAGCGAATCGCTGAAAACGGCATGCGGAACGGTTACTTGATGGCAGTCGCACCAAATGCCTCTACATCCATCATTGCCGGCAGCACAGCAAGCATTGATCCGATTTTTCAAAAGGTTTATTCGGAAGAAAAGAAAGACTACAAGATTCCGGTCACAGCCCCTGATTTGAGCCCGGAAACGACTTGGTATTATAAATCCGCCTATTTCACCGATCAGCATTGGAGCATTGAACAAAATGCGGCGAGACAGCGCCATATTGATCAATCAATCTCATTTAACTTTTACGTACTGAATACAATCAAAGCAAAAGAATTGCTCGATCTTCACATGAGCGCCTGGAACGCAGGACTGAAAACAACCTATTACGTCCGCTCCACTTCCAGCCTCATCGAAGACTGCGATTCCTGTGCGAGCTAG
- the dat gene encoding D-amino-acid transaminase, translating into MKILMNTELIDREQAKVDIEDRGYQFGDGVYEVIRVYDGEVFTMDEHLERLKRSAGEIKISLPYDIEELKNRVRELVSVNKVWDGGIYMQVTRGVSPRNHLFPGSDIPAQLVAYPVPSKRPEELQKTGVEVITAEDMRWKRCDIKSLNLLWNVMAKQEAADAGKYETIFVRDGIVTEGSSTNFYAVKDGTVYTHPANNFILNGITRLKILEASRNAGVNAVEKEIQASELDQYEEAFISSTTIEVMPIVKIDGKSYSKGKPGPVTLSIAKAFRELLPDHKKNGVL; encoded by the coding sequence ATGAAAATCCTGATGAATACAGAACTAATCGATCGAGAGCAGGCAAAAGTAGATATTGAGGACAGAGGCTATCAATTCGGAGACGGCGTCTATGAAGTAATCCGGGTCTATGATGGAGAAGTTTTTACAATGGATGAGCATTTAGAAAGATTAAAAAGAAGTGCTGGAGAAATCAAAATTTCGCTGCCTTATGATATCGAGGAGCTGAAAAACCGGGTTAGAGAGTTGGTCTCGGTGAACAAGGTATGGGACGGCGGAATCTATATGCAGGTGACAAGAGGGGTCAGCCCAAGGAACCACCTTTTCCCCGGATCAGATATTCCAGCTCAGCTGGTGGCCTATCCGGTTCCATCGAAACGTCCGGAAGAGCTTCAAAAAACCGGCGTTGAGGTCATCACAGCGGAGGACATGCGCTGGAAACGCTGCGACATTAAAAGCCTGAATCTTCTGTGGAATGTGATGGCGAAACAGGAAGCAGCGGACGCAGGGAAATATGAAACCATTTTTGTACGGGACGGTATTGTCACAGAAGGAAGCTCCACAAATTTTTATGCAGTTAAGGATGGAACGGTTTATACTCATCCCGCCAATAACTTCATTTTGAACGGCATTACACGTCTTAAAATATTGGAAGCATCCAGAAATGCCGGGGTAAATGCAGTTGAAAAAGAAATTCAGGCATCCGAGCTCGATCAGTATGAGGAAGCCTTTATCTCCTCTACAACGATCGAAGTGATGCCAATTGTGAAAATTGACGGCAAGTCCTACAGCAAAGGAAAGCCGGGACCGGTCACATTGTCGATTGCAAAAGCGTTCCGGGAGCTGCTGCCGGACCATAAGAAGAATGGCGTTTTGTAA
- a CDS encoding SGNH/GDSL hydrolase family protein: MKSVKLIAGISLAASILWIGGLGYTMNSQFFQQPDPPAKRSTQPSDNKPAKQDNEYVVVGLGDSLTRGIGDGDGKGYVGYLMNDLRGRSEQKVTLSNLSISGQTSSGLDKQLKQAEIQRQISKADAIVMTIGGNDLFAGGQVMNDLSSKTIEQTRTAFLNRLSGIFKQIRTINPDAAIYYVGLYNPFNDLSDSSVTSGIVREWNFYTANEAAKYKKTVMVPTFDLFEQNVNDYLYSDKFHPNKEGYKLIGERLSSLIVFSEEGKKK; encoded by the coding sequence ATGAAAAGTGTAAAACTGATAGCGGGAATTTCATTAGCCGCAAGCATATTGTGGATAGGCGGTTTAGGATACACGATGAACAGCCAATTTTTTCAGCAGCCTGATCCTCCTGCAAAAAGGAGCACCCAACCATCTGATAACAAACCGGCTAAGCAGGATAATGAGTATGTTGTCGTTGGACTTGGCGATTCTCTTACAAGAGGGATCGGTGATGGCGACGGGAAAGGATATGTCGGGTATTTAATGAATGATCTTCGAGGCAGATCGGAGCAGAAGGTTACGCTCTCCAATTTATCCATCAGCGGACAGACATCGTCGGGGCTGGACAAGCAGCTGAAGCAGGCGGAAATTCAGCGCCAAATCAGTAAGGCGGATGCTATTGTGATGACCATCGGGGGAAATGACCTTTTTGCGGGCGGACAAGTGATGAACGACCTGTCGAGCAAGACGATTGAACAGACAAGAACAGCATTTCTGAACAGGCTGTCCGGGATTTTCAAACAAATCCGCACCATAAATCCGGATGCGGCGATCTATTATGTTGGGCTGTATAATCCATTTAATGATCTGTCCGATAGCTCTGTAACCTCCGGCATTGTAAGAGAGTGGAATTTTTATACCGCTAATGAAGCGGCAAAATATAAGAAAACCGTTATGGTGCCCACCTTTGATTTATTCGAACAAAATGTGAATGACTACTTGTATAGTGATAAATTTCATCCAAATAAAGAGGGGTATAAGCTAATAGGAGAGCGGCTGTCCTCCCTCATCGTCTTCAGTGAGGAGGGAAAGAAAAAATGA
- a CDS encoding ABC transporter ATP-binding protein: MTDNVTLSVSGLKKTIKKKEIIKGLSFELQKGEVFGFLGPNGAGKTTTIRMLVGLIKPTSGKISICGYDLEKQYTKAIRNIGCIVENPELYTYLSGRENLEYFKRMIPGLKEERIDEVVHLVRLEHRIDDRVSTYSLGMRQRLGIAQALLSRPKVLILDEPTNGLDPMGIREMREFIRFLAEKEGLTVLVSSHLLSEIQLMCDRVAIMSKGKVLRIDTVSALLTEKERVIWNAAPLAKAKELLEQETAILAEKDGALVTANDETHIAMWNEKLVNAGVSVSGIEIKLPTLEDLFIELTEGETID; this comes from the coding sequence ATGACAGATAATGTGACACTCTCTGTATCGGGTTTGAAGAAAACAATCAAAAAAAAGGAAATTATTAAAGGGTTAAGCTTCGAACTTCAAAAAGGGGAAGTGTTCGGCTTTTTAGGACCGAATGGAGCCGGTAAAACGACGACGATCCGCATGCTGGTCGGGCTAATCAAACCAACATCTGGAAAAATCTCCATATGCGGATATGACCTGGAGAAACAGTATACAAAAGCCATCCGGAATATCGGCTGCATCGTCGAAAATCCAGAGCTTTATACGTATTTAAGCGGACGGGAAAATCTTGAATATTTCAAACGGATGATTCCGGGATTAAAAGAGGAGCGCATTGATGAAGTTGTTCATCTTGTCCGGCTTGAGCACCGAATCGATGACCGGGTCAGTACGTATTCACTCGGGATGAGACAAAGACTGGGAATTGCCCAGGCGCTCCTCAGCCGTCCGAAAGTACTCATCCTGGATGAACCGACAAATGGTCTTGATCCAATGGGAATCCGGGAAATGCGCGAATTTATCCGTTTTCTTGCAGAGAAGGAGGGGTTAACCGTCCTCGTGTCTTCCCACCTGCTCAGTGAAATTCAATTAATGTGCGACCGGGTAGCCATTATGTCCAAAGGAAAGGTCCTCCGCATCGATACCGTTTCTGCCTTGCTGACAGAAAAAGAGCGTGTGATCTGGAATGCGGCACCACTGGCAAAAGCGAAAGAGCTGCTGGAGCAGGAAACAGCCATTCTTGCAGAAAAGGATGGAGCTCTTGTAACCGCAAATGATGAAACTCACATTGCAATGTGGAATGAAAAGCTGGTTAACGCAGGTGTGAGTGTAAGCGGAATTGAAATAAAGCTCCCAACACTGGAAGACCTCTTCATTGAACTGACAGAAGGTGAAACCATTGATTAA
- a CDS encoding ABC transporter permease subunit — protein MINLVYNEMIKIVRKKRLFIIMGIIAVLAALFTYAQVKKYEESVKEAGTEDWRTQVQQEIINTQNRLSSGGISGEWKEFMQIRVNQQQYYLNHDINPSAPGAPTFMRIFAENSIDLLLPLMVMVIASDLVSSEHTNGTIKLLLTRPVKRWKILLSKYITLLLSISFIVLSVGILTYLVSGVALGYTGWNLPVLTGFTVNGGQLDTSQVQMMSMWQYLIMDFGLVWFVAVVVGTLTFALSSVMKSTASVMGVMLASLIAGAILANMVSAWDSAKYLFMVNLRLTDYLSGMAPPINGMTLGFSMTVLTIWAAAALAISFFFFTRKDVY, from the coding sequence TTGATTAATCTTGTATATAACGAAATGATTAAGATCGTGCGGAAAAAGAGACTGTTTATTATCATGGGCATCATTGCAGTATTAGCAGCGCTGTTTACCTATGCACAAGTCAAGAAGTATGAAGAATCCGTTAAAGAAGCGGGGACGGAAGACTGGCGAACGCAGGTGCAGCAGGAGATTATCAATACCCAAAACAGGCTGAGCTCAGGCGGCATTTCCGGTGAGTGGAAAGAATTCATGCAAATCCGGGTCAATCAGCAGCAGTATTACCTGAACCATGATATCAATCCATCTGCCCCGGGTGCTCCGACCTTTATGAGAATATTTGCTGAAAATTCGATTGATCTGCTTTTGCCGCTGATGGTGATGGTCATCGCGAGTGACCTTGTTTCATCCGAGCATACAAACGGAACAATCAAGCTGCTTCTGACGAGGCCGGTCAAAAGGTGGAAAATCCTATTAAGCAAATACATCACGCTTCTTCTGTCCATCTCGTTTATCGTCCTGTCAGTCGGAATTTTGACGTATCTCGTGTCAGGAGTTGCTTTAGGCTATACGGGCTGGAATTTGCCGGTATTAACCGGATTTACGGTGAACGGCGGCCAACTTGATACGAGTCAGGTGCAGATGATGAGCATGTGGCAGTATCTCATAATGGACTTTGGTTTAGTCTGGTTTGTTGCGGTGGTAGTCGGCACGCTCACCTTTGCGCTTTCCTCCGTTATGAAAAGCACCGCCTCCGTAATGGGTGTTATGCTTGCTTCTCTAATAGCGGGAGCGATCCTTGCTAACATGGTATCAGCATGGGACTCAGCCAAATACCTTTTTATGGTGAACTTAAGGCTGACTGATTATCTCAGCGGCATGGCGCCGCCGATCAACGGTATGACGCTAGGCTTTTCAATGACCGTGCTGACCATTTGGGCAGCTGCTGCTTTAGCTATTTCCTTTTTCTTTTTTACGCGGAAGGATGTTTATTAA
- a CDS encoding GNAT family N-acetyltransferase: MMNLAEAVKLDFAYLETFTTRNETAWGSLFLNENEPNYYDANHAHISEECPDPVLLADEVIRFYQSRNIIPRFYLYQLEKQQALITELKTRGFQYEEFVSPVQLWTGQIQAVPDRHATIEKVTLENFNEVLQIQGSIKEFGGKETIEKIFRKQFSHPSFTYYLLRCDGKACAAACMFEEKNQARVESVATLEAFRGKGLIGDLLFFIQKEAVRKHIDKLWVLPINERVEKVYSRYGFETIAVMKTGHAFLGGKSIKEIQG; this comes from the coding sequence ATGATGAACTTAGCAGAAGCAGTAAAACTTGATTTCGCATATTTAGAAACGTTCACAACACGAAACGAAACAGCATGGGGCTCGCTGTTTTTAAATGAAAATGAGCCGAATTATTATGATGCCAACCATGCACACATCAGCGAGGAGTGTCCGGATCCCGTGCTTTTGGCAGATGAAGTGATCCGCTTTTATCAGTCCAGGAACATTATTCCAAGATTCTACCTTTATCAGCTTGAAAAGCAGCAAGCGTTAATCACAGAACTGAAAACAAGAGGATTTCAATATGAAGAGTTTGTCAGTCCTGTTCAGTTATGGACGGGCCAAATTCAAGCCGTGCCGGACCGGCATGCAACGATCGAAAAAGTAACTCTGGAAAATTTTAATGAAGTTCTTCAAATTCAAGGCAGCATCAAGGAATTCGGCGGGAAGGAAACCATTGAAAAGATCTTCAGAAAACAATTCAGCCATCCATCCTTTACCTACTATCTTCTTCGCTGTGACGGAAAAGCGTGTGCGGCTGCCTGTATGTTTGAAGAAAAAAATCAGGCCCGTGTAGAAAGTGTAGCAACTCTTGAGGCATTCCGAGGAAAGGGATTGATCGGTGATTTGCTATTCTTTATTCAAAAAGAAGCCGTGAGAAAACACATAGATAAACTTTGGGTGCTTCCAATTAATGAAAGAGTTGAAAAGGTGTACAGCCGCTATGGATTTGAGACCATTGCCGTAATGAAAACGGGGCATGCATTCTTAGGAGGAAAGAGCATAAAAGAGATTCAAGGTTAG
- a CDS encoding DUF3784 domain-containing protein, producing the protein MGVAILIVLIPFLIFAILLSKGKGASLLAGYNTMSDSEKAQYDEVALCKFMGKIMYGISFSILLFALSEMLEIQILFIIGLILLLTFIIFALVYSNTRNRFKKNI; encoded by the coding sequence ATGGGAGTAGCTATCCTTATCGTTTTAATACCGTTCTTAATTTTCGCTATTTTACTATCAAAAGGAAAAGGAGCTTCATTACTTGCAGGGTATAATACAATGTCTGACAGTGAAAAGGCTCAATATGATGAGGTAGCTTTGTGCAAATTTATGGGAAAAATTATGTATGGTATTAGCTTTAGCATATTATTATTTGCATTGAGTGAGATGTTAGAAATCCAAATTTTATTTATTATAGGTCTTATTTTACTTTTAACTTTTATTATTTTTGCATTGGTTTACTCAAATACAAGAAACAGATTCAAAAAGAATATTTAA
- the nhaC gene encoding Na+/H+ antiporter NhaC: MNSDFIRFRTSFIILAVMLGTIFTCLFYLETEPHLPLILCIILLTLFGRVKGLKWSSLEKGMVRGIQNGIQPIIILALIGMLIAAWMFSGTIPTVIHFSLSVIQPQFLLITGLISCMFISMLVGSSFTTVSTVGVALMGIASAAGIPLEWAAGAVICGACFGDKMSPMSDTTNFAAGVAEISIMEHIRHMTKTTIPAILLTAVFFFLMGRSIPVNPSGAGAMQEIMKAISASVNTGWFTLLSPIVVVALAMFRMPIIPTLVIGLATSGLTGVLAGNGDMTQFMSVIQNGTKFEVENEQAASILNRGGLQSMMWSISLIMIAFALGGLMEKLGVIQSLMNGLITKVKSRGQLIASTAASSISVNFSTGEQYMSILIPGQSLKPMYGKLGIPNRYMSRTLEDAGTLVNPLVPWGVSGAFFAQSLGVDVVHYIPFAFFLYLSPIFSILYGFLPSKNADSLKIAA; encoded by the coding sequence ATGAATTCAGATTTTATTCGATTTAGGACATCATTCATTATTTTAGCCGTTATGTTGGGGACGATTTTCACGTGCCTTTTCTATTTAGAAACAGAACCGCATCTTCCATTAATCCTTTGTATAATCTTATTGACACTATTTGGAAGAGTGAAGGGGCTAAAATGGAGCTCCCTTGAAAAAGGAATGGTCCGCGGCATTCAGAACGGGATTCAGCCGATTATTATTTTAGCTTTAATTGGAATGCTGATTGCTGCCTGGATGTTCAGCGGAACGATTCCGACGGTTATTCATTTTTCTCTGTCTGTCATTCAGCCGCAGTTTCTGCTCATTACAGGACTGATCAGCTGTATGTTTATCTCCATGCTTGTAGGCAGCAGTTTTACCACGGTCAGTACAGTCGGTGTAGCTCTTATGGGAATTGCATCCGCTGCCGGTATTCCTTTAGAGTGGGCTGCAGGTGCCGTTATTTGCGGAGCCTGCTTTGGAGATAAAATGTCCCCAATGTCCGATACAACGAATTTTGCAGCCGGTGTGGCTGAAATCTCGATTATGGAGCATATCCGGCATATGACGAAGACTACAATACCTGCCATTTTGCTTACAGCCGTTTTTTTCTTTTTAATGGGACGGTCCATTCCTGTTAATCCTTCCGGTGCCGGTGCGATGCAGGAAATTATGAAAGCCATCTCAGCTTCTGTGAATACCGGATGGTTTACACTGCTCTCTCCTATTGTTGTCGTAGCACTCGCTATGTTCAGAATGCCAATTATTCCAACATTAGTTATTGGATTAGCTACATCTGGTCTGACTGGAGTTTTAGCCGGTAACGGGGATATGACTCAGTTTATGAGCGTCATTCAAAATGGAACGAAATTTGAAGTGGAGAACGAACAGGCCGCATCCATTTTAAACCGCGGCGGCCTTCAATCGATGATGTGGTCGATCTCACTCATTATGATCGCTTTTGCTCTCGGCGGCTTAATGGAAAAACTCGGGGTGATCCAGTCGTTGATGAATGGACTGATTACAAAAGTGAAGTCGCGCGGGCAGCTGATTGCCTCGACCGCCGCGTCCTCCATCAGTGTCAATTTTTCAACCGGAGAGCAGTACATGTCTATTCTGATTCCCGGCCAATCGCTTAAACCGATGTACGGAAAACTGGGGATTCCGAATCGGTACATGTCAAGAACGCTGGAAGATGCGGGAACACTCGTGAACCCGCTTGTCCCTTGGGGTGTCAGTGGAGCATTCTTTGCCCAGTCACTTGGAGTGGATGTGGTTCACTACATTCCGTTTGCATTCTTCTTGTATCTGTCTCCCATCTTTTCAATCTTGTACGGGTTTCTGCCAAGTAAAAATGCGGATTCATTAAAAATAGCTGCCTAA